Genomic DNA from Bacteroidales bacterium:
GGACGGGGATTGTCCTGGGCAGAGAAGGCGGTATATTGCCCCAAATGATGAAATCATTCAGGTTCTTTGTTGGAGGGCCGCTGGGAAGTGGAAAACAATGGCTTTCATGGATCCATATAGATGACGAAACGGAGGCCATTGTCAAACTTGCAGAAACAAAAGGACTGGAAGGCCCTTACAATCTGACCGCACCCAATCCTGTCACCATGCAAGAGTTCGCCACAACGCTTGGTAAAGTCATGAACAAACCTTCATGGCTTCCCGCCCCGGCTTTCTTTCTAAAGATGACTCTGGGGGATATGGCCAAAGAAATGATATTACAAGGTCAAAAAGTAATGCCTGATAAATTAGAGAAGATCGGTTATGAGTTTAAGTACAAAGATCTGGAAAGTGCCCTCAGGGACCTGTTGAATCGCTAAAAATCAAATTCCAGTTGGATGGGTTGTTCTTTACGCTCGTTATTTAACTGAGAAACTGAAAGCCCCAACAATCTGATCTTCTTATCTCCAAAATCCAGATGATTGAATATCTCTTTGGTGGTATTGTGAAGGAGATTAAAATTATGGATGGTTTCCGGGAGGGTTTTACTGCGGGTTATTTGCTTAAAATCGCTGAACTTCACCTTTAATGTGAGGGTTTTGCCATATGATGCGGAACGCTCCATTCTCTTCATAAGCTCTTTCTCAATATGATATAAGGCTGTAATGATCTCAAAACGGGTTTGGAGGTCTTTATCAAAAGTACGTTCGGTACCTACCGACTTTCGGATGCGCTCGGGGTTGACTTCCCTTTCATCGATGGCACGGGAAATGTTGTAATAATGCAACCCCACTTTGCCAAAATATTTATTAAGCCACGCGAGGGATTTTTGTTTCAAGTCAGCACCCGTATGAATGCCGAGTTGGTGCATCTTTTCAGCGGTTACGCTGCCTACTCCGTGGAATTTCTCTACGGGAAGCTCAGCGACAAATTCTTCGGCTTTTTCGGGTGGAATGACATACAATCCGTCCGGTTTATCATAGTCAGAGGCAATCTTGGCCAGGAATTTATTTATGGAAACACCGGCTGAAGCCGTTAACCCTGTCTTTTCGCGGATCCTTTCCCTGATTTCTTTAGCAATACGGGTTGCACTATCGATATTTTTCTTGTTTTCGGTGACATCCAGGAAGGCTTCATCCAGAGAAAGGGGTTCCACCAGGTCGGTATAGTCAAAGAAAATCTCCATGAACTCCCTTGATACAGCTTTATACACATCCATTCGGCCCGGCACAAAAATTAAGCCGGGACATTTTTGTCTGGCTATTTTAGAAGACATAGCAGAATGAATGCCATATTTCCTTGCTTCATAGCTCGCTGCGGATACTACTCCCCGCTCACTGCCTTTACCAACCGCAACAGGCTTTCCCTTCAGTTCCGGATTATCCCGTTGCTCAATAGAGGCATAGAAAGCATCCATATCTATGTGTATGATCTTTCTTACCAAGCAAAATCTTTTTAGCTGTGTTTCACTTTAAATTATGATACGAATCGAGCAGAAGATAAGCACCAAATAACAAATACCAAAATCCAAATAATATTCAAATTCCAATGATTCAAATATTCAAACTTAGCTATTCTTGTTTCGAAATTGAAAAATTGATCATTGGTTATTATTTGGAATTTGTTTTTTGTTATTTGAAATTTTTAATAATTTATCCGGATCAGATAATTCAGGAATTAAGTCGTATAAACTGAGTTAAACATAACATAATCCGTGGTAATATCCGATCCCCAGGCTACGGCTTCAGCCTCTCCTCTGTTCAGACTGAGATGTACCCGGATGTGAGACTCCCTCAGCATTTTCTTCATCAGATTCCGGTCGAAATCTACCGGTACACCCTTATCCAGTATCCGGATCAACTCTTTCTCGTTGCCTATATAAAGATCAACCTGAGATACGTCAAAATGAATTCCTGCATTTCCTGCAGCCATAATGATCCTTCCCCAGTTCGGATCGCGCCCGAACATCGCCGTCTTGACAAGCAGGGAATCTGAAATGGTGCGGGCCAGCTTTTTGGCTGTCTGGTATGAATCAGCGTTTGTTATCTTGTATTCAATAAATTTGGAAGCGCCTTCGGCGTCCGATATAATCAGTTTAGCCAGATGCAGCATCATCTCCGAGAGATGCTCTTCAAAAATCTTAAAGTTGGGGTCATCTTTCGATTTGATCTCATTGTTTTCAGCCATTCCGTTTGCCAAAACCACCACCATGTCATTTGTTGAAGTATCCCCATCTACGGTAATCATATTGAAGGATGTTTCCACTGCCTTTTTGACGGTTTCATCCAGCAGGCTTTTATCAATAGCCGCATCGGTAAAAATAAAACACAGCATGGTAGCCATATTCGGATGGATCATCCCGGAGCCTTTGGCAATTCCGGCGATATTCACCTCTTTTCCATCCAGATCAAAACTAAGGTGTCCTTCTTTGGCAAAAGTATCCGTGGTTAATATGGCATTTGCGGCAAAGCTTCCTGCTTTAGGGCTATTGGAAAGCTTGGGAATATTCTCCTTAATTCCCGTCACAATATCTTCCGTGGGAAATGTTCCACCGATCAAGCCGGTTGAAGCCACCACCACCAACTCTTTATCGATTTCGAGGCCCTCGGCAGTGGTTTGAGCCATGGCCTCTGCTCCTTCGTAGCCTTGTTCTCCCGTACATGCATTGGCATTACCTGAATTAACAACAACAGCCTGTGCCCGGTTATCATGAAGGTGTTTCCTGGTCAGTTTTACCGGTTCGGCTACTACATCATTCAATGTGAATGTAGCTGAAGCATTCGCAGGAGCTTCGGAAAAAATGATGGCCAGGTCCCGCCGCATGGATTTGATTCCGGTGTGGGCTCCCCAGCACTTTATTCCTTTAACACTGGTAATGTTATTCAGAAGATCATTGGTATTTACCGATTTGTTACTCATAATCCAAGGAAATTTTTATTAATGGTACATAGTATTTATCAGATTGCAATCAAACAGGATTGCATTTGTTGTTTCAGTCAACCGTTTTGAATTAATTGTTATACAAGAAAAACAAATATCGTATCCTATATTTCATTTACGGCATGATTGGGATCAAATCAAGGGCTTCCTTCTCCTCAAATCCCAGCATAAGGTTCATATTTTGAACAGCCTGCCCCGCAGCTCCTTTAACAAGATTATCAATGGCCGTAAATACCAGAATATTGCCCGTCCTTTCATCAAAATAAGCGGCTATATCCGTGTAATTGGTACCCCTTACCTGCTTGATTTCAGGAGGCTTATCACGAAGCCTGATAAAAGGCTCCTCTATATAATAACGCTGGTATAATGCTTTTACTTCTTCGTCCGATATTTTTCCTGCAGGAATGGCATAAATGGAAGTCAAAATGCCCCGGTCTACAGGCAAAAGATGGGGGGTAAACTGAACGGTACTTTTCTCCCCCGATGATTCGGTTAATATTTCCTGTATTTCAATGGTGTGGCGGTGGCTTTTCAAACCGTATGCTTTAAAATTATCGTTCACATTGGGGAAATGGGTCACTGTTTTGGGCTTCACTCCGGCTCCTGTTACGCCGGTTTTCGCATCCACAAATATCCGCTGAGGTTGAATCAAACCTTCCTTTAGCAGTGGATAAGCACCCAGGATCGCACCGGTAGGGAAACAACCGGGATTGGCCACAAGTGCGCTCTCTGCAATATGTTCCCGGTATAATTCCGGAAGACCAAAAACGGCCTCTTTAAAACCTTCAGGGTAGGAGTGTTCTATATTATACCATTCATAATAACTATTCGGAGAGCTGAGCCTGAAATCCCCCGAAAGATCAATGATCTTAAACGGATGGTCTTTCCATTTTTTTACATATTCCATAGACACTCCATGGGGTAATGCCAGAAAAACCAGGTCCGGATGGTAATTTCCGATATCCTCTGCAGAGCTTAATTCAATATCGCATATTCCCTGAAATTGAGGATGGATGTCGGAAAACTTCTTACCCTGATAAGTTTCCGATGTAATGAGCTCTATCTGAATCTGCTTATGGAAAGCCAGGATTCGCACCAGCTCCGACCCTGTATATCCTGTGGCCCCTATGATCGCTACTTTTTTCATATTACATTGATTCTTTCAGTGATTGATACATAACGTCCAGTACGGTATTCAGCTCGTTATAGGTGATGTTTAAAGGAGGGACAAAGCGTAACACATTATCGGCCGTTGCGTTTGCAAGCACTCCTTTATCGAGCATTCTGGTTACAATGGGCTTGGTCTCAAACTCAAATTCAATCCCGATCATCAGGCCCAAACCACGAACTTCCCTGATCCCGTACTTTTTCGGCTGGTTGTTAAGGATCTGGTTTTTCATCCATTCTCCTTTTTCCGCAGCCTGTTTGGCGAGTTCTTCATCCTCTGTTACCTCAATAGCTGCAAGCGCCGCGGCAGTAGCCAGCGGATTGCCGCCAAAGGTAGTACCATGGTCGCCGAAACCAATCACTCCGGAAACTTTCTCATTAGTGATAATGGCACTGATGGGCACTCCACTTCCCAAAGATTTGGCAGAAGTAAGAATATCCGGCTGTACACCGAAATGTTCTTTGGCGAAAAATTTGCCGGTTCGCGCCATGCCACATTGAATTTCATCAAAGATCAGCACTATGTTCTCTTGATCACATATTTCCCGCAACTGCTTCATAAATGTTTTATCGGCTATATGGATTCCGCCTTCTCCCTGCACGGGTTCAATGATGATGGCTGCCACATCACTGTTAACGGCTTCTTTTACAGCCTCTATATCATTAAAAGGAATCATACGGAAGCCTTCGGGTATGGGTTCAAAACCTTCCTGCATCTTCTCTTTGCCCATAGCAATGGTAGCCAGGGTCCGGCCGTGAAAACATCCGGAAAAACTGATCACCGTACCTCCCCGATTGTGGGTATGGGCATATTTTCTTGCCAGTTTAACCGCCCCTTCATTGGCTTCGGCACCACTATTGGCGAAAAAAACCCGATCTAAACCACTTATTGCTGCCAGTTTCTCTGAAAGAAGGGCCTGCGGCTTG
This window encodes:
- the dinB gene encoding DNA polymerase IV — encoded protein: MDAFYASIEQRDNPELKGKPVAVGKGSERGVVSAASYEARKYGIHSAMSSKIARQKCPGLIFVPGRMDVYKAVSREFMEIFFDYTDLVEPLSLDEAFLDVTENKKNIDSATRIAKEIRERIREKTGLTASAGVSINKFLAKIASDYDKPDGLYVIPPEKAEEFVAELPVEKFHGVGSVTAEKMHQLGIHTGADLKQKSLAWLNKYFGKVGLHYYNISRAIDEREVNPERIRKSVGTERTFDKDLQTRFEIITALYHIEKELMKRMERSASYGKTLTLKVKFSDFKQITRSKTLPETIHNFNLLHNTTKEIFNHLDFGDKKIRLLGLSVSQLNNERKEQPIQLEFDF
- the argJ gene encoding bifunctional glutamate N-acetyltransferase/amino-acid acetyltransferase ArgJ; amino-acid sequence: MSNKSVNTNDLLNNITSVKGIKCWGAHTGIKSMRRDLAIIFSEAPANASATFTLNDVVAEPVKLTRKHLHDNRAQAVVVNSGNANACTGEQGYEGAEAMAQTTAEGLEIDKELVVVASTGLIGGTFPTEDIVTGIKENIPKLSNSPKAGSFAANAILTTDTFAKEGHLSFDLDGKEVNIAGIAKGSGMIHPNMATMLCFIFTDAAIDKSLLDETVKKAVETSFNMITVDGDTSTNDMVVVLANGMAENNEIKSKDDPNFKIFEEHLSEMMLHLAKLIISDAEGASKFIEYKITNADSYQTAKKLARTISDSLLVKTAMFGRDPNWGRIIMAAGNAGIHFDVSQVDLYIGNEKELIRILDKGVPVDFDRNLMKKMLRESHIRVHLSLNRGEAEAVAWGSDITTDYVMFNSVYTT
- a CDS encoding N-acetyl-gamma-glutamyl-phosphate reductase, whose product is MKKVAIIGATGYTGSELVRILAFHKQIQIELITSETYQGKKFSDIHPQFQGICDIELSSAEDIGNYHPDLVFLALPHGVSMEYVKKWKDHPFKIIDLSGDFRLSSPNSYYEWYNIEHSYPEGFKEAVFGLPELYREHIAESALVANPGCFPTGAILGAYPLLKEGLIQPQRIFVDAKTGVTGAGVKPKTVTHFPNVNDNFKAYGLKSHRHTIEIQEILTESSGEKSTVQFTPHLLPVDRGILTSIYAIPAGKISDEEVKALYQRYYIEEPFIRLRDKPPEIKQVRGTNYTDIAAYFDERTGNILVFTAIDNLVKGAAGQAVQNMNLMLGFEEKEALDLIPIMP
- a CDS encoding aspartate aminotransferase family protein, which gives rise to MDKKKTNYQELDQRYYLPTFNRFPVTLIKGKGSRVWDDNGKEYIDAMAGIAVNSAGHCHPHIVKAIQSQAEDLIHISNFYLSKPQALLSEKLAAISGLDRVFFANSGAEANEGAVKLARKYAHTHNRGGTVISFSGCFHGRTLATIAMGKEKMQEGFEPIPEGFRMIPFNDIEAVKEAVNSDVAAIIIEPVQGEGGIHIADKTFMKQLREICDQENIVLIFDEIQCGMARTGKFFAKEHFGVQPDILTSAKSLGSGVPISAIITNEKVSGVIGFGDHGTTFGGNPLATAAALAAIEVTEDEELAKQAAEKGEWMKNQILNNQPKKYGIREVRGLGLMIGIEFEFETKPIVTRMLDKGVLANATADNVLRFVPPLNITYNELNTVLDVMYQSLKESM